One genomic segment of Caballeronia sp. TF1N1 includes these proteins:
- a CDS encoding sensor histidine kinase → MAETAANGLDGLVASLREQRTALTEKWMKLVFGDQEVEHSDQLTYRQLADHLPEVFEEICVVLESRNLRDQEGVIEQNARQHGQWRWQQGYRIDELVRELDLFRQILLQAIGDYAAAHTDLSRTDEEHARLMTDEVVSFVTLASIREAVGERDRKIDEYTGMLERANYELTLRQKLISELYETRMQVTRRVAHDLRNFLNVFSTALQLLGRSPAKRETALGLANRQVSDMASLVDEMVEYSKVLGDDSLLTVEAFDLVGLFDELMQLNRVGTEAKGLKLVGHLEPTLGTVTSNRLKVKQVAINLLSNAIKYTSAGEIVLTIDAVADDRWRLRVTDTGSGIGTADQERVFEEFERAAEDDIPGTGLGLAIVKELSRALEGELRFQSVKGHGSVFEVIFPLVLKPKAKSAT, encoded by the coding sequence ATGGCCGAAACGGCAGCCAACGGCTTGGACGGTCTCGTGGCTTCGTTGCGCGAGCAGCGGACCGCGCTGACTGAAAAATGGATGAAGCTCGTGTTCGGGGATCAGGAAGTCGAACACTCGGATCAGCTCACGTACCGGCAACTGGCGGACCACTTGCCGGAAGTCTTCGAGGAAATCTGCGTCGTGCTGGAATCGCGTAATTTGCGCGATCAGGAAGGCGTCATCGAACAAAACGCGCGGCAGCACGGGCAATGGCGTTGGCAGCAAGGGTATCGCATCGACGAACTGGTGCGTGAGCTCGACCTGTTCCGCCAGATTCTGCTTCAGGCGATTGGCGATTACGCCGCCGCGCACACGGATCTCTCGCGCACGGACGAAGAACACGCGCGGCTCATGACCGATGAAGTGGTGAGCTTCGTCACGCTGGCCTCGATTCGTGAAGCGGTGGGCGAGCGCGATCGCAAGATCGACGAATACACCGGCATGCTGGAGCGCGCGAATTACGAGCTCACGCTGCGTCAGAAGCTGATCAGCGAACTTTACGAAACGCGCATGCAGGTGACGCGCCGCGTCGCGCACGATCTGCGCAATTTCCTCAACGTATTCTCGACGGCGCTGCAACTGCTTGGCCGCTCGCCCGCGAAACGCGAGACGGCGCTTGGGCTCGCCAACCGGCAAGTGTCCGACATGGCGAGTCTAGTCGATGAAATGGTCGAATATTCGAAGGTCCTCGGCGACGATTCGCTGTTGACAGTCGAAGCGTTCGATCTCGTCGGTCTCTTCGACGAACTAATGCAGTTGAACCGCGTCGGCACCGAAGCAAAGGGCCTGAAGCTCGTCGGGCATCTGGAACCGACGCTCGGCACGGTGACATCGAACCGGCTGAAGGTAAAGCAGGTCGCGATCAACTTGCTTTCGAACGCGATCAAGTACACGTCGGCGGGCGAAATCGTGTTGACGATCGACGCCGTGGCGGACGACCGCTGGCGCTTGCGCGTAACGGACACAGGTTCGGGCATCGGTACGGCGGATCAGGAGCGCGTGTTCGAGGAATTCGAGCGCGCGGCCGAGGACGATATTCCCGGCACGGGGCTTGGGCTTGCCATCGTGAAGGAACTGTCGCGTGCGCTCGAGGGCGAGTTGCGTTTCCAGTCGGTGAAAGGACATGGAAGCGTGTTCGAAGTGATCTTCCCGCTGGTGCTCAAGCCGAAAGCGAAGTCGGCAACCTGA
- a CDS encoding aldehyde dehydrogenase (NADP(+)), translating into MQLTGNLLIGQQSIFGSNGSIKAVNASTGAAIEPAFGGATLADLDRAAALAWAAFDVYRETAPEARAKFLETIAQNILDIGDDLVERCIIESGLPRGRIEGERGRTVGQLRMFAEVVRNGDYLGVRIDPAQPERKPLPRVDLRLRHIGVGPVAVFGASNFPLAFSVAGGDTASALAAGCPVIVKAHSAHPGTAELVGRAVQKAVKDCGMPEGTFSLLFDSGRDIGQGLVKDNRIKAAGFTGSRGGGTALMKLAAERKEPIPVYAEMSSINPVVLFPAALKNRGEAIAKAFVQSLVLGAGQFCTNPGLILAVDSPDLDKFIAAASAALTETAAQTMLTPGIHKAYEGAIDKASSQADVKTLARGVEAKSDNQGQSALFSTTAANFLKNHALQEEIFGASSLVVRCPDQKTMLDLIESLEGQLTSALHIDEADYAEARDFLPALERRTGRILVNGFGTGVEVGHAMVHGGPYPSTADGRSTSVGSLAINRFLRPVSYQDLPDALLPDALKTENPLGLNRRIDGKLQLAE; encoded by the coding sequence ATGCAACTCACAGGCAATCTGCTCATCGGCCAGCAATCCATTTTCGGCAGCAACGGCTCGATCAAGGCCGTCAACGCGTCGACGGGCGCGGCCATCGAACCGGCATTCGGGGGCGCCACGCTCGCCGATCTCGACCGCGCAGCCGCCCTCGCCTGGGCCGCGTTCGACGTATATCGCGAAACCGCGCCCGAAGCGCGCGCGAAATTCCTCGAAACCATCGCGCAAAATATCCTCGACATCGGCGACGACCTGGTCGAGCGCTGCATCATCGAAAGCGGATTGCCGCGCGGACGGATCGAGGGCGAACGCGGCCGCACGGTCGGCCAACTGCGTATGTTCGCGGAAGTGGTGCGTAACGGCGACTATCTCGGCGTGCGCATCGACCCGGCGCAACCCGAACGCAAGCCGCTGCCGCGCGTGGATCTGCGTCTGCGTCACATCGGCGTCGGCCCGGTCGCCGTGTTCGGCGCGAGCAACTTCCCGCTGGCGTTCTCGGTCGCGGGCGGCGATACGGCTTCCGCGCTCGCCGCCGGCTGCCCGGTGATCGTCAAGGCGCACTCGGCGCATCCAGGCACGGCGGAACTCGTCGGCCGCGCGGTGCAAAAGGCCGTGAAGGACTGCGGCATGCCCGAAGGCACGTTCTCGCTGCTGTTCGACAGCGGTCGTGACATCGGCCAGGGCCTCGTCAAGGACAACCGCATCAAGGCAGCAGGCTTCACGGGCTCGCGCGGAGGCGGTACGGCGCTGATGAAGCTCGCCGCCGAGCGTAAGGAACCCATTCCCGTCTATGCGGAAATGAGCAGCATCAACCCGGTCGTGTTGTTCCCGGCCGCGCTCAAGAACCGTGGCGAAGCCATCGCGAAGGCATTCGTGCAATCGCTCGTGCTCGGCGCGGGCCAGTTCTGCACGAACCCTGGCCTGATCCTCGCCGTCGATAGTCCTGACCTGGACAAGTTCATCGCGGCGGCATCGGCGGCGCTGACGGAGACGGCTGCGCAGACCATGCTCACGCCGGGCATCCACAAGGCGTACGAAGGCGCGATCGACAAGGCTTCGAGCCAGGCGGACGTGAAGACGCTCGCGCGCGGCGTCGAAGCGAAGAGCGACAATCAAGGCCAGTCGGCGCTGTTCTCGACCACGGCTGCGAACTTCCTCAAGAACCACGCGCTGCAGGAAGAGATTTTCGGCGCGTCGTCGCTGGTGGTGCGCTGCCCGGATCAGAAGACGATGCTGGACCTGATCGAATCGCTCGAAGGCCAGTTGACGTCGGCGCTGCATATCGACGAAGCCGATTACGCCGAAGCGCGCGACTTCCTCCCGGCGCTCGAACGCCGCACGGGCCGCATTCTGGTGAACGGTTTTGGCACGGGCGTCGAAGTGGGCCACGCGATGGTTCACGGCGGCCCGTATCCGTCCACGGCGGATGGCCGTTCGACCTCGGTCGGCAGCCTCGCGATCAACCGCTTCCTGCGTCCGGTGAGCTATCAGGACCTGCCGGATGCGCTTCTGCCCGACGCGCTGAAGACCGAGAATCCGCTGGGTCTGAATCGTCGCATCGACGGCAAGTTGCAACTGGCTGAATAA
- the ahpC gene encoding alkyl hydroperoxide reductase subunit C, with translation MPIINTQVKPFKATAYHKGDFVTVTEESLKGKWSVFVFYPADFTFVCPTELGDLADRYEEFKKLGVEIYSVSTDTHFTHKAWHDTSDTIQKIKYPMIADPTLAISRNFDVLIEEEGLALRGTFVVNPEGEIKLCEVHDNGIGRDAGELLRKVQAAQYVASHPGEVCPAKWTPGAETLSPSLDLIGKI, from the coding sequence ATGCCGATCATCAACACCCAAGTCAAGCCGTTCAAAGCAACCGCCTATCACAAGGGTGATTTCGTCACCGTTACCGAAGAAAGCCTGAAGGGCAAGTGGTCCGTGTTCGTGTTCTACCCGGCCGACTTCACCTTCGTGTGCCCGACGGAACTCGGCGATCTGGCTGACCGCTACGAAGAATTCAAGAAGCTGGGCGTTGAAATCTACAGCGTTTCGACCGACACGCACTTCACGCACAAGGCATGGCACGACACGTCGGACACGATCCAAAAGATCAAGTATCCGATGATTGCCGATCCGACGCTCGCCATCTCGCGCAACTTCGACGTGCTGATCGAAGAAGAAGGCCTGGCGCTGCGTGGCACGTTCGTGGTCAACCCGGAAGGCGAGATCAAGCTGTGCGAAGTGCACGACAACGGCATCGGCCGTGACGCCGGCGAACTGCTGCGCAAGGTGCAAGCCGCGCAATACGTCGCATCGCATCCGGGCGAAGTTTGCCCCGCCAAGTGGACGCCGGGCGCTGAAACGCTGAGCCCGTCGCTCGACCTCATCGGCAAGATCTGA
- the ahpF gene encoding alkyl hydroperoxide reductase subunit F — MLDANLKTQLKAYLEKVTRPIELVAFLDDSDKSRELKGLLDEIATLSPQISVVEKEDVAARRPSFTIGEPGKAAGIHFAGIPMGHEFTSLVLALLQTGGHPIKLDDETIEQIRALDGDYRFETYFSLSCQNCPEVVQALNVMAIINPRIKHVAIDGALFQKEVEDRQIMAVPTMFLNGDSFGQGRSSVKEILAKLDTGSAARAAKQLETKPVFDVLIVGGGPAGAAAAIYAARKGIATGVVAERFGGQVLDTMAIENFISVQETEGPKFATALEQHVKSYEVDVMDVQRADKLIPGRINEVHLASGAVLKAKTIILATGARWREINVPGEREYRGRGVAYCPHCDGPLFKGKRVAVIGGGNSGVEAAIDLAGVVAAVTLIEFGNELRADAVLQKKLRSLSNVTIVTSAQTTEITGDGKKVDGLNYTDRATGVSHRVELEGVFVQIGLVPNTEWLKGTIELSKHGEIIVDAKGATSIPGVFAAGDVTTVPFKQIVIAVGEGAKASLGAFDHLIRASVEEEETVAA, encoded by the coding sequence ATGCTGGACGCCAATCTCAAGACTCAGTTGAAAGCCTATCTGGAAAAAGTCACGCGGCCCATCGAGCTCGTCGCCTTTCTCGACGACAGCGACAAATCGCGTGAGCTGAAAGGCCTGCTCGACGAAATCGCTACGCTGTCCCCGCAGATCAGCGTCGTCGAGAAAGAGGACGTTGCGGCACGCCGTCCGTCGTTCACCATCGGCGAGCCGGGCAAGGCGGCGGGCATTCACTTCGCCGGCATCCCGATGGGTCACGAATTCACGTCGCTCGTGCTGGCGCTGCTGCAAACCGGCGGCCATCCGATCAAACTCGACGACGAAACCATCGAGCAGATTCGCGCGCTCGACGGCGATTACCGGTTCGAAACGTATTTCTCGCTGTCGTGCCAGAACTGCCCGGAAGTCGTGCAGGCGCTGAATGTAATGGCGATCATCAATCCGCGTATCAAGCACGTGGCGATCGACGGCGCGCTGTTCCAGAAGGAAGTCGAAGACCGCCAGATCATGGCCGTGCCGACGATGTTCCTGAACGGCGACAGCTTCGGCCAGGGCCGCAGCAGCGTGAAGGAAATTCTCGCCAAGCTGGATACGGGCTCAGCCGCGCGTGCCGCGAAGCAACTGGAAACGAAGCCGGTATTCGACGTGCTGATCGTCGGCGGCGGTCCTGCAGGCGCGGCAGCGGCGATCTACGCGGCGCGCAAAGGCATTGCGACCGGCGTGGTCGCCGAGCGCTTCGGCGGCCAGGTGCTGGACACGATGGCTATCGAAAACTTCATCTCCGTGCAGGAAACGGAAGGACCGAAGTTCGCGACGGCGCTCGAACAGCACGTCAAGAGCTACGAAGTCGACGTGATGGACGTGCAGCGCGCCGACAAGCTGATCCCGGGCCGCATCAACGAAGTGCATCTGGCAAGCGGCGCGGTGCTGAAGGCAAAGACCATCATTCTGGCGACGGGCGCGCGCTGGCGCGAAATCAACGTGCCGGGCGAGCGTGAATATCGCGGACGCGGCGTGGCCTACTGCCCGCACTGCGACGGCCCGCTCTTCAAGGGCAAGCGCGTGGCGGTCATCGGCGGCGGCAATTCCGGCGTCGAAGCGGCCATCGACCTCGCGGGTGTCGTTGCGGCGGTGACGCTGATCGAATTCGGCAACGAGTTGCGCGCCGATGCCGTGTTGCAAAAGAAGCTGCGCAGCCTGTCGAACGTGACCATCGTCACGAGCGCGCAGACCACGGAAATCACCGGCGACGGCAAGAAGGTCGACGGCCTGAACTACACGGACCGGGCGACGGGCGTCTCGCACCGCGTGGAACTCGAAGGCGTGTTCGTGCAGATCGGTCTCGTGCCGAACACCGAATGGCTGAAGGGCACGATCGAGCTGTCGAAGCATGGCGAGATCATCGTCGATGCGAAGGGCGCGACGTCGATCCCCGGCGTATTCGCTGCCGGCGACGTGACGACGGTGCCGTTCAAGCAGATCGTGATCGCGGTCGGCGAAGGTGCGAAGGCATCGCTTGGCGCGTTCGATCATCTGATTCGCGCGTCGGTCGAGGAAGAAGAGACGGTGGCCGCGTAA
- a CDS encoding LysR family transcriptional regulator, which yields MKNTLDVLMSRLRMKQLQLLIALDDHKSLHKASSAMAMTQSAASKALAELESMLEAPLFERAKSGVIPNPFGRAVVRYARLLAADLSALCQEVAQIRAGTGGRLTVGTIMGAVPGVVAPIVGEMHAKHPDLAIEIVEDTSARMLGMLDDGHVDLVIGRASVSDQPTKYHYQPLADEPLAIVVGQDHPRAAGREVGLAELAGHRWVTYPSYLPMSALLERELDLAGLPMPANPISTASPLVTVTLLQQSADMVAILPASVAKLFERYGMLRILPIRMKSKSQTYGIVTRKGGALSPAARQFVQMLREKGRPH from the coding sequence ATGAAAAACACCCTGGATGTTCTGATGTCGCGGCTGCGCATGAAGCAATTGCAGTTGCTGATCGCGCTCGACGACCATAAATCGCTGCATAAAGCATCGAGCGCCATGGCGATGACTCAGTCCGCCGCTTCCAAGGCGCTCGCCGAACTCGAATCGATGCTGGAAGCGCCCTTGTTCGAGCGCGCCAAGAGCGGGGTGATTCCCAACCCGTTCGGCCGCGCCGTGGTGCGCTATGCGCGTCTGTTGGCCGCCGATCTGAGCGCGCTTTGCCAGGAAGTCGCGCAGATTCGCGCGGGCACGGGCGGGCGGCTGACGGTCGGCACGATCATGGGCGCGGTGCCGGGCGTGGTCGCGCCGATCGTCGGCGAGATGCACGCGAAGCATCCGGACCTTGCCATCGAAATTGTCGAGGACACCAGCGCGCGCATGCTCGGCATGCTGGACGACGGCCATGTCGATCTCGTGATCGGCCGCGCAAGCGTGTCGGACCAGCCGACAAAGTACCACTATCAGCCGCTCGCCGACGAACCGCTTGCCATTGTCGTGGGACAGGACCATCCGCGCGCGGCGGGACGCGAAGTCGGGCTCGCGGAACTGGCGGGTCATCGCTGGGTGACATACCCGAGTTATCTGCCGATGAGCGCGCTGCTCGAACGCGAACTCGACCTCGCCGGCTTGCCGATGCCGGCGAACCCCATCTCCACCGCGTCGCCGCTCGTGACGGTCACGCTTTTGCAGCAGAGCGCGGATATGGTGGCGATATTGCCGGCGAGCGTCGCGAAACTTTTCGAGCGCTACGGCATGTTGCGCATCTTGCCGATCCGCATGAAATCGAAGTCGCAGACGTATGGCATCGTGACGAGAAAGGGAGGCGCGCTGTCGCCGGCCGCGCGCCAGTTCGTGCAGATGCTGCGTGAAAAAGGTCGCCCGCATTAA